The following proteins come from a genomic window of Dysidea avara chromosome 12, odDysAvar1.4, whole genome shotgun sequence:
- the LOC136241237 gene encoding puromycin-sensitive aminopeptidase-like, with translation MAAHDFRTGMHEYLTKLSYKNASTEDLWASLGVASGKPVDKVMTTWTKKMGYPVLNVSAKQSQEGSSRHITISQTKFCADGCDKPYKDYLWMVPVTIATKNNKSAASIPLETKTSTVTIDNIDPNDWVKVNPGSVGFYRVNYQSDMLAGLLQAVSDGSLDTRDRIQLIDDVLALAQAGVGSTVKVLELLSAYANEKEFTVWETLIGSLGTLNRLLSNTDYHDKFKKFAENIFTNIVKELGWEPRPNEGPLIPMMRSMLLSAYGHYGNSNTISQAKSKFDNHVCDKETCHVDLRSTVFSLAMKHGNEETFDQLCKLHSKSASQEESVRLYRAMGYGQTSPLCKLVKKTRGHVIPLPYRTKSELKIVVHYLPQLLTPARQADNIDFASEERAKEVEEFFTANPAASVERTVKQSCEAIRLHAQWLGRDKEAIKEWLNSKS, from the exons ATGGCAGCTCAC GATTTCCGTACTGGTATGCACGAGTACCTGACTAAACTATCCTATAAGAATGCCTCCACTGAAGACTTGTGGGCTAGTCTTGGTGTAGCTAGTGGTAAACCTGTTGACAAGGTGATGACTACCTGGACTAAGAAGATGGGATATCCTGTATTGAATGTGTCTGCCAAACAG TCACAGGAAGGAAGCAGTCGCCATATTACCATCTCACAGACAAAGTTTTGTGCTGATGGTTGTGATAAGCCTTATAAGGATTATTTGTGGATGGTACCGGTCACCATAGCAACCAAGAACAACAAATCTGCTGCTTCCATTCCACTGGAGACAAAGACATCCACCGTTACCATTGACAACATTGATCCTAATGACTGGGTTAAG GTTAACCCAGGTAGTGTGGGATTCTACCGGGTCAACTATCAGTCTGACATGTTGGCTGGTCTACTACAAGCAGTGTCTGATGGTTCCCTTGATACCAGGGACCGTATACAACTGATTGATGATGTGCTGGCTCTG GCTCAGGCTGGGGTCGGAAGTACAGTGAAAGTATTAGAGTTGTTATCAGCTTATGCTAATGAAAAGGAGTTTACAGTGTGGGAGACACTGATTGGTAGCCTAGGAACTCTCAATCGACTACTATCCAATACTGACTATCATGACAAGTTCAAGAAATTTGCTGAGAACATCTTCACCAATATTGTGAAGGAGTTAGGCTGGGAGCCTCGTCCCAATGAAG GTCCACTTATTCCCATGATGAGGTCCATGCTCCTATCAGCTTATGGTCACTATGGTAACAGCAATACAATCAGTCAAGCTAAAAGCAAATTTGATAATCATGTTTGTGACAAGGAAACATGTCATGTTGACCTCAGATCAACA GTGTTCTCACTGGCAATGAAACATGGCAATGAGGAGACTTTTGATCAATTGTGTAAA CTACACTCCAAGTCAGCTAGCCAGGAGGAGAGTGTACGACTGTACCGTGCCATGGGATATGGTCAGACGTCACCATTG TGTAAGTTAGTGAAGAAAACAAGAGGTCATGTGATCCCTCTCCCATACAGGACAAAGTCAGAGCTCAAGATTGTTGTACACTATTTGCCTCAGCTGCTAACTCCAG CAAGACAGGCTGACAATAT TGACTTTGCTAGTGAAGAACGTGCTAAGGAAgtggag GAATTCTTCACAGCTAATCCAGCAGCCAGTGTGGAGCGTACGGTGAAGCAAAGTTGTGAA